GCTCATCAGGTAACGGCATAAGTACGCGATCTTGAAATCGCCGCCCCATAGCATCATCCATGATATAGGCATGATTAGTTGCTGCAATAAGCATAAAGTTGCTATTGCCATCGCCAGTGATAGCTAAAATGTGACTTAATATTTTATAATGATCAGAATCAGGATTAAGCGTATTACGATCAATGAATAATGCATCAGCTTCATCAATAAATAAAATAAGACCATATGCGCTGCGCCGTGCCATTGCCATAATATCATTAAAATATTTAACACCCGCAGTCCCTGATTGCAATAAGGATGCAGCGGTGGTTGCAACAAAATCCATATTAGTTCGATCAGCAAGTATACGGGCAAATAATGTTTTACCGGTTCCTGGTTTACCGTGCAAAAGTAAATTATCATAAGTTATTAGTGAACGACGATTTTTTCTTGTTCTATTATGTGTACGAATCATTTTTGTTTTTTCTTCAATTTCCTCAAGTCGTTCTTTTACTGATTGATCAAATAACATAGCTGGTGTTTTATATCCCTTCCACCACCGCTTGAACCGATCCCAACGACCATATGTGGTGCTTGGCAATAAAATAACTGGTTTTGGATTAAGAATCTTATACGTAACAACTTCCCATAGTAATTTTGTAAGATAATAGCCGGTTGTTGTAACAACAAAAGAAAGAGCTACAAGTCCACCAAATTCAAAAACATTACGAGGATTGATTGCAGAACGGGCAATACCCCTAAACGTTGTGCCTAGTTCAGGAAATAATTTAGATTCAGCTGCTATATTAAAATCGCCCATAGCATGCCCCATGTTGCTTGCAAATCCGGACATACCTCGTGAAATATCGTTGCCATATTGTTCACCACCAACGGTATCAGCAAATGAATTCGCTCCTAAAGAAAATAAATCGCCTATACCCCTGCCAAGTTCACCACCTACTTTACTAAAATCAGGAAGCTGCAATTGAATAGGTCCTGGTTCTATTTTAATGGGATTTGATGTATCAAGTTTTATTGGAA
The sequence above is drawn from the Candidatus Babeliales bacterium genome and encodes:
- a CDS encoding AAA family ATPase — protein: MIKHLQCTTLLLSILYFIHLLPQIPTEQPSFIFPTIPIKLDTSNPIKIEPGPIQLQLPDFSKVGGELGRGIGDLFSLGANSFADTVGGEQYGNDISRGMSGFASNMGHAMGDFNIAAESKLFPELGTTFRGIARSAINPRNVFEFGGLVALSFVVTTTGYYLTKLLWEVVTYKILNPKPVILLPSTTYGRWDRFKRWWKGYKTPAMLFDQSVKERLEEIEEKTKMIRTHNRTRKNRRSLITYDNLLLHGKPGTGKTLFARILADRTNMDFVATTAASLLQSGTAGVKYFNDIMAMARRSAYGLILFIDEADALFIDRNTLNPDSDHYKILSHILAITGDGNSNFMLIAATNHAYIMDDAMGRRFQDRVLMPLPDEQTRTNLISLYAQKYLFTLQNNSKKYVKEAKSLLNILVINEIANRTSGLSHAEIKDMIEAIHKKACSSKNGMITVLHIKQAVDQAIEKHVVLEEDRNKKHMRFNNFYA